A genome region from Haloarcula ordinaria includes the following:
- a CDS encoding SDR family NAD(P)-dependent oxidoreductase, whose protein sequence is MVIDHTGETVIVTGAGRGIGREIAYHFADAGADVVAAARTESEIEETVAGIEERGSTGLAVPTDLREPAEIVALVDAATDHFGTLDVLVNNAAVHVAGDPLSRSVEDIDAMLGVNLRGVFLLSQAFANAVIDGDGSGGSIVNISSIVGHLSVPAMPVYCGTKAGVYGLTRGLAGELAHHGINVNAVSPGLTRVERIERLLEEKGELYEIDAIPLGRLGEPEDIANAVLYLTSDLASYVTGVDLPVDGGAVRTSVLYRDQYLSE, encoded by the coding sequence ATGGTAATCGACCACACGGGCGAGACGGTGATCGTGACTGGCGCCGGCCGCGGAATCGGGCGCGAGATAGCCTACCACTTCGCCGACGCCGGGGCGGACGTCGTCGCCGCCGCGCGGACCGAGTCGGAGATCGAGGAGACCGTCGCCGGGATCGAGGAACGCGGGTCGACAGGTCTGGCAGTCCCAACGGACCTGCGGGAGCCGGCGGAGATAGTGGCACTGGTGGACGCTGCGACCGACCACTTCGGCACACTCGACGTGCTGGTCAACAACGCCGCCGTCCACGTCGCGGGCGACCCACTCTCGCGGTCGGTCGAGGACATCGATGCCATGCTCGGCGTCAACCTGCGCGGCGTCTTTCTGCTCTCCCAGGCCTTCGCGAACGCGGTGATAGACGGCGACGGCTCCGGCGGGAGCATCGTCAACATCTCGAGCATCGTGGGCCACCTCAGCGTCCCCGCGATGCCGGTGTACTGCGGGACGAAGGCCGGCGTGTACGGACTCACCCGGGGGTTGGCCGGCGAACTGGCACATCACGGAATCAACGTCAACGCAGTGAGCCCGGGGTTAACACGTGTCGAGCGTATCGAGCGACTCCTCGAAGAGAAGGGCGAACTGTACGAGATAGACGCCATCCCGCTCGGCCGCCTAGGGGAACCCGAGGACATCGCGAACGCCGTTCTCTACCTGACCTCGGACCTGGCCTCGTACGTCACCGGTGTGGACCTGCCCGTCGACGGCGGCGCCGTGCGGACGTCGGTGCTGTACCGGGACCAGTACCTGAGCGAGTGA
- a CDS encoding cupin domain-containing protein — MPREFDPVSPQEPAVVDVGLDLSVEADEVDWDDAELLGLPEGLQVKIINENEAEGRTDMLVKYPEGYFEPEHTHESAHACLILEGRILVDGRELTAGDYIYGQQIPHGPWKFPDGGMNFVSFVGGSPTHQWDEA; from the coding sequence ATGCCCCGCGAATTCGACCCCGTCTCCCCGCAGGAACCCGCGGTCGTCGACGTCGGACTGGACCTCTCGGTCGAGGCCGACGAGGTCGACTGGGACGACGCCGAGCTGCTCGGTCTCCCGGAGGGGTTGCAGGTCAAGATAATCAACGAGAACGAGGCCGAGGGACGCACGGACATGCTGGTGAAGTACCCCGAAGGCTACTTCGAACCGGAGCACACCCACGAGAGCGCCCACGCCTGCCTCATTCTCGAGGGCCGGATCCTCGTCGACGGCCGGGAGTTGACTGCAGGTGACTACATCTACGGCCAGCAGATTCCCCACGGTCCCTGGAAGTTCCCCGATGGCGGGATGAACTTCGTCTCCTTCGTCGGCGGGTCGCCCACCCACCAGTGGGACGAAGCGTAA